One stretch of Sander vitreus isolate 19-12246 chromosome 16, sanVit1, whole genome shotgun sequence DNA includes these proteins:
- the LOC144531323 gene encoding uncharacterized protein LOC144531323 isoform X1 gives MESLYKRKMFASMRKTKVDASKKRKVIGLPASILDDSDEGSFTSSSSGSQSDFQSSAEEDSGQEDRGRSDSGATSSDDSRSVTRKKRSFLGGDNSSSSSSPGEEDTTDDEKGDRSQPKRMVQPKKRSRLQRQDESDSDHAEEKRREKAEEKRREEAEKEKKRQRHNKLLALSRRMKARVPSRRRSRLKEGAGDEEESKDGEDEAGGDEGGGGGENGNAKQAAESEEGGREKEKETKEEKEDEEDDDEEEEEEEEEEEEK, from the exons ATGGAGAGCTTGTACAAGCGGAAAATGTTCGCGTCGATGCGGAAAACCAAGGTGGACGcatcaaagaaaagaaaagtaatcGGCTTGCCGGCCTCCATCCTAGACGACAGTGACGAAGGCTCCTTCACCTCGTCCTCCTCCGGGTCCCAATCCGACTTCCAGAGCTCCGCGGAGGAGGACAGCGGGCAGGAGGACCGGGGCCGGAGCGATTCCGGGGCGACTTCTAGCGACGACAGCCGCTCCGTGACCCGCAAAAAGCGCTCGTTCCTGGGAGGCGACAACAGCTCCTCGTCTTCAAGTCCCGGGGAGGAGGACACAACAGATGATGAGAAGGGGGACAGGAGCCAGCCGAAGAGGATGGTGCAGCCTAAAAAGCGGAGCAGGCTGCAGCGACAGGACGAGTCGGATTCGGACCACGCGGAGGAGAAGCGGCGAGAGAAGGCGGAGGAGAAGCGCAGAGAGGAGgcggagaaggagaagaagaggcagAGACACAACAAGCTGCTGGCGCTGTCCCGGAGGATGAAGGCCCGGGTCCCGAGCCGGAGGAGGAGCCGCCTGAAGGAG GGTGCGGGCGATGAGGAAGAGTCCAAAGACGGCGAGGACGAGGCTGGGGGTGATGAAGGTGGAGGCGGAGGAGAAAATGGCAACGCTAAACAGGCTGCAGAAAGTgaagagggaggcagagagaaggagaaagaaactaaagaggagaaagaagatgaggaagatgatgatgaggaggaggaggaggaggaggaggaagaggaggagaagtaa
- the LOC144531323 gene encoding uncharacterized protein LOC144531323 isoform X2 produces the protein MESLYKRKMFASMRKTKVDASKKRKVIGLPASILDDSDEGSFTSSSSGSQSDFQSSAEEDSGQEDRGRSDSGATSSDDSRSVTRKKRSFLGGDNSSSSSSPGEEDTTDDEKGDRSQPKRMVQPKKRSRLQRQDESDSDHAEEKRREKAEEKRREEAEKEKKRQRHNKLLALSRRMKARVPSRRRSRLKEEPQSQTTISINCTALVCHVFVFSGCGR, from the exons ATGGAGAGCTTGTACAAGCGGAAAATGTTCGCGTCGATGCGGAAAACCAAGGTGGACGcatcaaagaaaagaaaagtaatcGGCTTGCCGGCCTCCATCCTAGACGACAGTGACGAAGGCTCCTTCACCTCGTCCTCCTCCGGGTCCCAATCCGACTTCCAGAGCTCCGCGGAGGAGGACAGCGGGCAGGAGGACCGGGGCCGGAGCGATTCCGGGGCGACTTCTAGCGACGACAGCCGCTCCGTGACCCGCAAAAAGCGCTCGTTCCTGGGAGGCGACAACAGCTCCTCGTCTTCAAGTCCCGGGGAGGAGGACACAACAGATGATGAGAAGGGGGACAGGAGCCAGCCGAAGAGGATGGTGCAGCCTAAAAAGCGGAGCAGGCTGCAGCGACAGGACGAGTCGGATTCGGACCACGCGGAGGAGAAGCGGCGAGAGAAGGCGGAGGAGAAGCGCAGAGAGGAGgcggagaaggagaagaagaggcagAGACACAACAAGCTGCTGGCGCTGTCCCGGAGGATGAAGGCCCGGGTCCCGAGCCGGAGGAGGAGCCGCCTGAAGGAG GAGCCGCAATCGCAAACCACGATTTccattaattgcacagccctggTCTGCCATGTGTTCGTATTTTCAGGGTGCGGGCGATGA